Proteins encoded in a region of the Haloglomus salinum genome:
- a CDS encoding FlaD/FlaE family flagellar protein yields MGVNPLEYDVEELRALREQSASGPGTGGNLGVQLPYLSALPNDEETTSFVLDWLADLVASGGFDGAVAALEYYRFMGWLTPEVRDDLEAYLLGVGNRPSRFDDLDRADHMRSLARIARLAEWEVRER; encoded by the coding sequence ATGGGGGTCAACCCGCTGGAGTACGACGTGGAGGAACTGCGGGCGCTCCGGGAGCAGTCGGCGTCCGGTCCGGGCACCGGTGGGAATCTCGGGGTGCAACTCCCGTATCTCTCCGCCCTTCCGAACGACGAGGAGACGACGTCGTTCGTCCTCGACTGGCTAGCGGACCTCGTCGCGTCGGGTGGATTCGACGGCGCGGTCGCCGCGCTGGAGTACTACCGCTTCATGGGCTGGCTCACTCCGGAGGTCCGCGACGACCTGGAAGCGTACCTGCTCGGTGTCGGGAACCGCCCCAGCCGGTTCGACGACCTCGACCGCGCCGACCACATGCGGAGTCTCGCACGCATCGCGCGGCTGGCTGAGTGGGAGGTCCGGGAGCGATAA
- a CDS encoding cold-shock protein: MANGKVDFFNDTGGYGFITTEDSDEDVFFHMDDVGGEDLTEGTDLEFDIEQAPKGPRATNVVRA, translated from the coding sequence ATGGCAAACGGTAAGGTTGACTTCTTCAACGACACGGGCGGTTACGGTTTCATCACGACTGAGGACTCTGACGAGGACGTTTTCTTCCACATGGACGACGTCGGCGGCGAGGACCTCACCGAAGGTACCGATCTGGAGTTCGACATCGAACAGGCCCCGAAGGGCCCGCGCGCGACGAACGTCGTCCGCGCCTGA
- a CDS encoding class I SAM-dependent methyltransferase: MDSHDVRRQWAERSGEFSPAYYAYYGPDERSEAVLGVLERFVDCDARVLELGCSSGRHLAHLHDEGFERLAGIELNDEALAVMTDNYPDLAATGRFYLDAIEDVVPSFDDDAFDVTYSVETLQHIHPDAEWVFDDIARVTDDLIVTVENEGHDEEPPAETEVNYVQDEVPLYYRDWNAVFTQRGFEQVAVEDCDRDTLRAFRAV, translated from the coding sequence GTGGATTCTCACGATGTCCGGCGTCAGTGGGCGGAACGGTCCGGCGAGTTCTCGCCGGCGTACTACGCCTACTACGGCCCGGACGAACGCAGCGAGGCCGTGCTGGGCGTGCTCGAGCGGTTCGTGGACTGCGACGCCCGGGTGCTCGAGCTGGGCTGTAGCTCCGGGCGTCACCTCGCGCACCTCCACGACGAGGGGTTCGAGCGTCTCGCCGGCATCGAGCTGAACGACGAGGCGCTGGCGGTGATGACCGACAACTACCCCGACCTCGCCGCCACGGGCCGATTCTACCTCGACGCCATCGAGGACGTCGTCCCCTCGTTCGACGACGACGCGTTCGACGTGACCTACTCCGTCGAGACCCTCCAGCACATCCATCCCGACGCCGAGTGGGTGTTCGACGACATCGCCCGCGTGACCGACGACCTCATCGTCACCGTCGAGAACGAAGGGCACGACGAGGAGCCGCCGGCCGAGACGGAGGTCAACTACGTCCAGGACGAGGTCCCGCTCTACTACCGGGACTGGAACGCGGTCTTCACCCAGCGCGGATTCGAGCAGGTGGCTGTCGAGGACTGCGACCGCGACACACTCCGGGCGTTCCGGGCCGTCTGA
- a CDS encoding response regulator → MTTSEDPPTEDPPTEDPPTGDSPIAPTDRPDGDADAAARQIHVLLVDDSPELVDAVAGLIERDHDDIRVTTATGAVTAFRELTNTAVDCIVSDYRMPAVDGLEFLDAVRERDEEVSFILFTNKGSEAVADAAMEQGVTDYVPKGTDPDHDLLVERIREAVGAPAANSS, encoded by the coding sequence ATGACCACATCCGAGGACCCACCGACAGAGGACCCACCGACAGAGGACCCACCGACAGGGGACTCGCCGATAGCGCCGACCGACCGCCCGGACGGAGACGCGGACGCGGCTGCCCGGCAGATCCACGTGCTGCTCGTCGACGACTCGCCGGAACTCGTCGACGCCGTCGCGGGGCTCATCGAGCGCGACCACGACGATATCAGGGTGACGACCGCCACCGGTGCCGTCACCGCGTTCAGGGAGCTGACCAATACGGCGGTGGACTGTATCGTCAGCGACTACCGGATGCCCGCGGTCGACGGCCTGGAGTTCCTCGATGCAGTCCGCGAACGCGACGAGGAGGTCTCGTTCATCCTCTTCACCAACAAGGGCTCCGAGGCGGTGGCGGACGCGGCCATGGAACAGGGGGTCACGGACTACGTCCCGAAGGGCACCGACCCGGACCACGACCTGCTCGTCGAGCGCATCCGGGAGGCCGTCGGGGCACCAGCCGCGAACTCCTCATAG